GTGAAGTATTCCTGACGGAGATCCCCAACCAGTTCTCGCTTGAGGAACTTGGGTTCGTTCAGGAGCGGGTAACGCTTAGGAATGATGTCCAGGCAGAGCTGGCGAACATCTTCAGTTGCGTAAAACTGAGAAATATATGGAAGGTAGGAGCGAAGCACGCTACGAGCGGGAATGGCCTCGAATGCGGAGCAACGGTCGATAATGCGCTGGACAAATGCATCCGGATTTTCGCCACGGTCATACAGCCAGTTCACGACGCAATTCATCACCAGGCGGTAGGCACTTTCGTCCACAACAGAATCTTCAAAGTAAAGGTCATTCAACAGCTTGATGTTGAATCGGGAATCCCGCTTTACCAGGGTGAGGATATCCTTAACAGGGTAAGAAATCAGCAATTCAATATGCGTTAACTGCAGAAATAAATTTGATATCACTTTGACTCCTCGAATAATTCCTAATAGGCGTAATGGACGCCTAGCCTTCGGGTTTTCACAAAACTAGCATTTTTTTCATTAGGATGTTTTCAAAATGTCTATATTTTGCCCATGAAATCAGCCGAAATTCACGTTTTATCCGATGAAGTAATCAATAAAATTGCCGCAGGGGAAGTTATCGAGCGCCCCTGTTCCGCCGTAAAGGAACTTATCGAAAACGCAATTGACGCTGGAGCCACCCGCATCCAGGTTTCTATCGAACAAGGTGGCAAGAAGAAAATTCAAGTTACAGACAATGGAAAAGGCATGGGGGCGGCAGACCTGGACTTATGCTATCTGCGCCACACCACGTCTAAACTATTCAATGCCGACGACCTTTTCCACCTACAGACGAACGGATTCCGTGGCGAAGCGGTAGCCTCTATTGCCGCAGTATCCAAGCTAACCATCACCAGTGCTACCGACGATGGCGAAAGCGGACGCATCATTATCCACGGCGGAAACGTAGTGGAAAAACAGGATATTCAAGCTAGCCGCGGTACCACCTTTCTCGTAGAAGACCTTTTCTACAACACTCCCGTTCGCAGAACCTTCCTCAGCAGCGAAACTGCAGAAAGCACCCGAATCTTTGACGTTATTTTAAAGACTGCGATTGCCCATCCTGAAATCCGTTTTGATTACAAAGTAAATGACAAGACTGTATTTACCGGCGTCCCTGGGGAACTGCGTAGCAGACTTGCCGAAGCGATTGGTTCAAAAATTGCAAAAGTCCTTCTTCCCGTAGATTACACGGAAGCAGGGATTCATGTATCAGGATTCATCTCCCCTACCACGGAAACCAACGGAAAGCGCAACCATCAGTTCCTGTACATTCGCAACCGTCCCATCGAAAATAAGATGGTCAGCCGTGCAGTGACGCAGTCCTATGAGCCTTACGGAGCACAATGTAAGCCCGTATCCGTATTGTTCCTGGACATGCCGGACGTGGAATTCGACGTCAACGTTCACCCGGCAAAGCGCGAAGTTCGTTTTGCCAACGGCAACCTGATTTTCACGGTAGTCCTCCACGCCATTCGCGAAACATTCCGTGCAGACCTAGAAGGAAATTCAACCTTCATCGATCTAAGCAGCGAAATGAACGGCGGAAACGATCAGTCTCCGGCATTCATGAACGACACCTGTTCCGCAAAGGACTACAGTCCCTTCGTTCCACCAATGGCTCCAACGACGCCAAGCGAAACCGATGAACCTCTTGAAGCGCCAGCTCCCGCACAAGAATGGAACGGTGGAGCACCAGTAATGTCCACCTCCCCCTGGTCCACCACCAGGAAACCCGCAACAAGAAGACCTGAAAACGATCTGGCCCAGGACTTATTTAGCCAGCCGGAAGCAGGAAAGATTATTTCTCTGGAAAGCGAACAGAAGTCGGTCCCCCCTCAGGAACCGGCCTGGATTCCGCCTGCATTTTTCCAGATTTCAAAGACGTACATTGCCGGCGAGGACATGAACGGACTTTTGGTCATTGACCAGCATGCTGCCCACTCTCGAGTCCTATACGAACAGGCTCTTGAAACACTTCGTAACGGAAGCGCCCTGGACAGTCAGGAATTGCTGTTCCCTGAAATGTTGGAATTGACGAAGCTGGAAGCGGACGTCCTGAATTCTGTTGAAGATCAATTCAAACGTCTGGGATTTTTCATCGAACCTTTTGGCGGCGACACTTACCAGATTCGCGCCATTCCCAGCGCCCTCCCCCTCTCCCGCGCAGTAAAGGCTGTAAGAGATTTTCTGGACAGCATCGGCACCGACGGAAACGACGGCGGAGACATGGTAAAGGTTCAAGATATTATTGCCAAGGCATGGGCAAAGACGAACGCCTACCAGGCAGGTGATCTGCTGAAGCCAGAAGAAATGGCAACTCTCGTGAGTCAGCTTATGATTACAGAAGATCCCTTGAAATCACCCTATGGACATCCCACCCTGATGCGGTTGACCTTAGAGGAGCTGGCCAAGAAATTCAGACATTAAATCGTCGGAATTTTTTCCTGAATTCAACTTTGACTTAAGCAAATCCACGTCGGAGGCGTCCAGAGGGCCCTGGACATTTTTCAGTAGGGCATTGGCAACGTTCCCAATGGATTTTTTCCCGCGATTCCAGAGAATAAATTCGGGATAGATTTCCTTGCCTAGAATCAAGTTAGGGAGAGAAAACCAACGGGTTTTCACCAAACGTTTACCCACAGCATAAGTGAGATAGTCAGGACAGGTACAGACAACGCAACGGCTTCCCGAAAGAGCGAGCTCGAGGGTAGAAGTTCCCGGAGTAGTCAACACCATGGTCGCCTTTCGATAACGGGATAATCTTTCCGTAGCTTCCGTCGGGGAAACTTCCACCCGAATCCAGGATGGAATATGGCCTCCATACTTGCGATTCAATTCTTTCTGAAAACGTTCCAGCAGGCTTTCCCTTGAAGCGAGAACTACAACATCGGGCAAATCCACCAGGGAATATTCTCCGCTGATTTCATCCCGCAGGCGTTGCGCACAATCCAGAAAAAGACTCATGTTCCTGTGTGCTTGTCCCGCCCTACTTCCCGGCAGCAGCAATACGGATTTCTTTTGAGATTTGACGTTTTCTGCAGAAAAGTTGTCCGCAGCAGTAACGAGAGGATGCATCATCCTCGACACGTTGCATCCCGCATCCTTATAGGGTTTTTCCTCGAAATCAAAGAACAGTGCAAGTCGATTCTGAGAATCCTTGAGTTTTTCCGCCCGTTTGGCTTTCCATGCCCAAGCCTGGGGAGGAGCCACATAAAGTACAGGCTTCTTTAGCCTATTGGCTAAAGCAGTCAGCTTCATATTAAAGCCGGGATAATCAATAGCCACCAGCCCCCTGCACATCGGATTCTGCAGAGCCTGCGCAAGGGCTTCATAGTTTTTTCTCAATTTTAAATACTTAGGAAGGACATCCCCAAAACCAGAAACCGGCAGAATACTATAATCCACTACGGGCTTTAGCCCCGCAGTCACCATGCGATTTCCTCCAGCACCTACCAGGTCCATGGAGTCCTTCAAAATTCGGGACGCCGACTTTACCAGGGATTCTCCCAGGCAGTCGCCAGAATCCTCTCCAGCACAAAAGAGTATGTACGGCTTACCGCTTTTCACGGTTAGACACCCACACCTTTGTAGCCCCAAGATCATTACGCAAAGCCTGGAGCAGTTCCGGAGTGTACATCACCTTATCGTTCTTCATGTTAATTACATGAATAAAGCCGGAATCAGCTTCAACATGAAGCACAATATTACAACCCCTCATGGATTCATCATAAGGCTTATTCTCTTCCAGCAAGTTCTTCATCTTTTCCAGGAAAGCATCGTCAAAGGAATTGGAGAAGACATTCATGTGGATGTGGGTCACCATATCGGAACGGACACGATCCAACTGGATAACCTCCAGGACCACCAGCTGGATTTCCTCGCTATCACGCTTGCGTTCCAGCATTCCCT
This DNA window, taken from Fibrobacter sp. UWR4, encodes the following:
- the mutL gene encoding DNA mismatch repair endonuclease MutL, which translates into the protein MKSAEIHVLSDEVINKIAAGEVIERPCSAVKELIENAIDAGATRIQVSIEQGGKKKIQVTDNGKGMGAADLDLCYLRHTTSKLFNADDLFHLQTNGFRGEAVASIAAVSKLTITSATDDGESGRIIIHGGNVVEKQDIQASRGTTFLVEDLFYNTPVRRTFLSSETAESTRIFDVILKTAIAHPEIRFDYKVNDKTVFTGVPGELRSRLAEAIGSKIAKVLLPVDYTEAGIHVSGFISPTTETNGKRNHQFLYIRNRPIENKMVSRAVTQSYEPYGAQCKPVSVLFLDMPDVEFDVNVHPAKREVRFANGNLIFTVVLHAIRETFRADLEGNSTFIDLSSEMNGGNDQSPAFMNDTCSAKDYSPFVPPMAPTTPSETDEPLEAPAPAQEWNGGAPVMSTSPWSTTRKPATRRPENDLAQDLFSQPEAGKIISLESEQKSVPPQEPAWIPPAFFQISKTYIAGEDMNGLLVIDQHAAHSRVLYEQALETLRNGSALDSQELLFPEMLELTKLEADVLNSVEDQFKRLGFFIEPFGGDTYQIRAIPSALPLSRAVKAVRDFLDSIGTDGNDGGDMVKVQDIIAKAWAKTNAYQAGDLLKPEEMATLVSQLMITEDPLKSPYGHPTLMRLTLEELAKKFRH
- a CDS encoding lipid-A-disaccharide synthase, with protein sequence MKSGKPYILFCAGEDSGDCLGESLVKSASRILKDSMDLVGAGGNRMVTAGLKPVVDYSILPVSGFGDVLPKYLKLRKNYEALAQALQNPMCRGLVAIDYPGFNMKLTALANRLKKPVLYVAPPQAWAWKAKRAEKLKDSQNRLALFFDFEEKPYKDAGCNVSRMMHPLVTAADNFSAENVKSQKKSVLLLPGSRAGQAHRNMSLFLDCAQRLRDEISGEYSLVDLPDVVVLASRESLLERFQKELNRKYGGHIPSWIRVEVSPTEATERLSRYRKATMVLTTPGTSTLELALSGSRCVVCTCPDYLTYAVGKRLVKTRWFSLPNLILGKEIYPEFILWNRGKKSIGNVANALLKNVQGPLDASDVDLLKSKLNSGKNSDDLMSEFLGQLL